In one window of Laspinema palackyanum D2c DNA:
- a CDS encoding folate/biopterin family MFS transporter: MLTSPTNGAKIKTLIKEKLLFGNEPTPELVAILLVYFVQGILGLARLAVSFFLKDELGLGPAEVSALMGIAALPWIVKPLFGFMSDGLPIFGYRRRPYLILSGIFGAVAWIGMATVVDTGWKATALMLLSSLSVAVSDVIVDSLVVERARQETLSNAGSLQSLCWGSSAVGGLITAYLSGSLLEHFSTQTVFLMTATFPPIVSAVAWLIAEERVEEDATGLVQVKEQVMQLKRAIGQKAIWLPTAFLFIWQATPSSDSAFFYFTTNELGFHPEFLGKVRLVTSLASLVGIWLFQRFFKTIPFRTIFRWSTLLSAVLGMTTLLLVTHTNRAIGIDDHWFSIGDSLILTVMGQIAYMPVLVLAARLCPPGVEATLFALLMSVTNLAGLLSYEEGALLMHLLGVTETNFDKLWLLVVITNLTTLLPLIFIKWLPDSNSGDDLSSSSEDNRRYENMPKLSPDHAGAIEPLQPEQVPELEPSA, translated from the coding sequence CCTAGGATTAGCGCGCTTAGCCGTGAGTTTCTTCCTAAAAGACGAACTCGGGCTAGGTCCTGCCGAAGTTTCAGCCTTAATGGGGATTGCCGCCTTACCCTGGATTGTCAAACCCCTATTTGGATTTATGTCCGATGGGTTACCCATTTTTGGGTATCGCCGACGACCCTATCTCATTCTGTCGGGGATATTTGGCGCAGTTGCCTGGATTGGCATGGCAACCGTAGTGGATACGGGATGGAAAGCCACTGCCTTAATGTTGCTCAGTTCTCTGTCTGTTGCTGTTAGCGACGTGATTGTAGATTCCCTCGTTGTCGAACGAGCAAGACAAGAGACCCTGAGTAATGCCGGGTCCCTGCAATCCTTGTGTTGGGGTTCCTCCGCAGTCGGCGGATTGATTACCGCCTATTTAAGCGGTTCCCTGCTGGAACATTTCAGCACCCAAACGGTGTTTTTAATGACGGCAACCTTTCCTCCCATCGTCTCCGCCGTTGCCTGGTTGATCGCCGAGGAACGAGTGGAGGAGGATGCGACGGGGTTGGTGCAAGTCAAAGAACAAGTGATGCAACTCAAACGGGCGATCGGGCAAAAAGCGATTTGGTTACCCACCGCCTTCCTCTTTATCTGGCAGGCAACCCCATCGAGTGATTCCGCCTTCTTTTACTTCACCACCAACGAACTGGGATTTCATCCTGAATTTTTAGGGAAAGTGCGACTGGTTACCAGTCTGGCATCCCTCGTAGGGATTTGGCTGTTCCAACGCTTTTTTAAAACCATTCCCTTTCGCACAATCTTCCGGTGGTCCACCCTGCTTTCTGCGGTGTTAGGGATGACAACCTTGTTACTGGTGACCCATACCAACCGGGCGATCGGCATCGATGACCATTGGTTTAGCATCGGCGATAGCTTGATTCTCACCGTCATGGGACAAATCGCCTATATGCCAGTCCTAGTCCTCGCTGCCAGACTTTGCCCCCCAGGAGTGGAAGCCACCTTATTTGCCCTCCTGATGTCCGTCACCAACCTAGCGGGACTGCTGTCATACGAAGAAGGTGCATTGCTGATGCATCTGTTGGGAGTGACAGAAACCAACTTTGACAAACTCTGGCTGTTAGTGGTAATTACCAACCTCACCACCCTGTTACCGTTAATCTTCATCAAATGGCTACCGGACAGTAATTCCGGAGACGATCTATCTTCCTCATCGGAAGATAATCGGCGGTATGAAAATATGCCGAAATTAAGTCCGGATCATGCAGGGGCGATCGAACCCTTGCAACCAGAACAAGTCCCCGAACTAGAACCCTCAGCTTAA